The Symphalangus syndactylus isolate Jambi chromosome 8, NHGRI_mSymSyn1-v2.1_pri, whole genome shotgun sequence genome includes a window with the following:
- the ANO7 gene encoding anoctamin-7 isoform X2 has product MRMAATGWAGLQGPPLPTLCPAVRPGLYCRDQAHAERWAMTSETSSGSHCARSRMLRRRAQEEDSTVLIDVSPPEADKRGPYGSTAHASEPGGQQAAACRAGSPAKPRIDFVLVWEEDLKLDRQQDSASRDRTHTHRTWRETFLDNLRAAGLHVDQVRGGGHGQGPRPCIHSVTHDLAA; this is encoded by the exons ATGCGAATGGCTGCCACTGGCTGGGCGGGGCTCCAAGggccacccctccccaccctctgtCCCGCAGTGAGGCCAGGACTCTACTGCCGAGACCAGGCTCACGCTGAGAGGTGGGCCATGACCTCCGAGACCTCTTCTggaagccactgtgccag GAGCAGGATGCTGCGGCGCCGGGCCCAGGAAGAGGACAGCACCGTCCTGATCGATGTGAGCCCCCCTGAGGCAGATAAGAGGGGCCCTTACGGGAGCACAGCCCACGCCTCGGAG CCAGGTGGACAGCAAGCGGCCGCCTGCAGAGCTGGGAGCCCTGCCAAGCCCCGGATCG ACTTCGTCCTCGTTTGGGAGGAGGACCTGAAGCTAGACCGGCAGCAGGACAGTGCCTCCCGGGATAGAACACACACGCACAGGACCTGGCGGGAGACTTTTCTGGATAATCTTCGTGCGGCTGGGCTGCATGTAGACCAGGTACGTGGAGGCGGTCATGGGCAGGGCCCTAGGCCCTGCATCCACTCAGTGACCCATGACCTTGCCGCATGA